Below is a genomic region from Caulobacter rhizosphaerae.
CCCGTCCCTGCTGGCCTCGGCCAATGTCGATCCCGAGCGCGCCCGCGCCATCCTCGGCGAGGCCCTGGCCGGCGCCGACGACGGGGAACTGTTCGTCGAACGCTCCGAGAGCGAGTCGTTCGTCTTCGACGACGGCCGGCTGAAGAGCGCCTCCTATGATTCGGGCGAGGGCTTCGGCCTGCGGGTGGTGGCCGGCGAGACCGCCGGCTACGCCCATTCGGCCGAGATCTCGGAAGCCGCCATCGGCCGCGCCGCCGACTCGGCCCGGCTGGCCCGCCGCGGCTATGCCGGGGTCAGCGCCGAGGCCCCACGCGCCACCAACCAAAGGCTCTATGGCGAGGACGACCCCGTCGCCTCCCCCGCCTTCTCCGACAAGGTCGCCCTGCTGCAGGAGATCGACGCCTTCGCCCGCTCGCGTGATCCTCGCGTCGTCCAGGTGATGGCCTCGATGGCAGGCGAGCGCCGGGTCGTCGAGATCCTGCGCGCCGACGGCCAGTTGCTGCGCGACGTGCGCCCGCTGGTGCGGGTCAATGTCCAGGTCACGGTCGAGAAGGACGGCCGCCGCGAGGCGGGCACGTCCGGGGCCGGCGGCCGCGCCGGCTTTTCCGCCTGGATCAGCCCCGACAAGTGGCGGGCCCAGGTGGACGAGGCCCTGCGCATGGCCCTGGTCAATCTCGACGCCGTGGCCTGCCCGGCCGGCGAGATGGACGTGGTCCTGGGTCCCGGCTGGAACGGCGTGCTGCTGCACGAGGCGGTCGGCCACGGCCTGGAGGGCGACTTCAACCGCAAGGGCATCAGCGCCTTCTCCGGCCGTATCGGCGAGCGGGTGGCGGCCAAGGGCGTCACCGTGTTCGACGACGGAGCCATCCCCGGCCGCCGCGGCTCGCTGACCATCGACGACGAGGGCACGCCGACGGAACGCACGGTGCTGATCGAGGACGGCGTCCTGGTCGGCTACATGCACGACCGGATGAGCGCCCGTCTGATGGGCATGGCCGCCACCGGCAACGGCCGCCGCCAGTCCTACGCCCACATGCCCATGCCGCGGATGACCAACACCGGCATGCTGGCGGGCAATGACGATCCGGCCGAGATGATCGCCTCGATGAAGCGCGGCCTCTACTGCGCCAATTTCGGCGGCGGCCAGGTCGACATCACCAACGGCAAGTTCGTCTTCCAGTGCACCGAGGCCTATCTGGTCGAGGACGGCAGGATCACCGCTCCGGTCAAGGGCGCGACCCTGATCGGCGACGGTCCCAGCGCCCTCACCCGCGTGACGATGATCGGCAACGACTTCGACTTCGACCCCGGCATTGGCGTCTGTGGCAAGTCCGGCCAGGGCGTGCCGGTGGGCGTGGGCCAGCCCTCGCTGAAGATCACCGGCCTGACGGTCGGCGGCACGGCGGTTTAGGCAAGGCCGGCCTCGAGAGACTTCGCGATGGCGGCGGAAGACGGCCTTGGTCGCGCCATCCGGCTGGTGGCGGCGCTGAACCTGGCCTATTTCGGCGTGGAGTTCGCCGTCGCGCTGCACATCGGCTCGGTCTCGCTGCTGGCCGACAGCGTCGACTTTCTCGAAGACGCGGCCGTCAATTTCCTGATCTTCGCCGCCCTGGGCTGGAGCGCCAGGCAAAAGGCCCGGGTCGGCATGGCGCTGGCGGGCCTACTGCTCGCGCCCGCCCTGGCCTTCCTCTGGGCCCTGTGGCGCAAGTACGCCGATCCGGCCCCTCCCGAGGCGCTGCGCCTGACCCTGACCGGCGCCGGCGCCCTGGCCGTCAACCTCTATTGCGCGTTCACCCTGGCCCGGTTCCAGCATCATTCAGGCAGCCTGACCAGGGCCGCCTTCCTGTCGGCCCGCAACGACGCCCTGGCCAATGTCGCGATCATCGCCGCGGGCGCCGCCACGCTGTTCACCCGATCGCCCTGGCCCGATGTGGTGGTCGGCCTGGGCGTCGCCTGCATGAACATCGACGCCGCCAAGGCGGTTTGGACGGCCGCCCGCGGCGAGCACCAGGCGGCGCGAAACCAGCCGGCGCCCTAGGGTCAAGCCATTGGCTCGAAAGGGGAAAATGTTTCCCGCCCAGGTGATCGGCGGAAACATTTCACAAATGTAACCTACCTTTCGGTTTTGTAACTGGTTCCGGCGCTTCGGCGCCGACAGGGTCGCGGCCAACAAAGCGGGGGCTTTGGGGGGTCCGCGTCATGAGTCTTGCTTCCGTCGTCTTCGCCTTGGGCCTGGCCGCGCCCGAAGCCCAGGCCGCCGCGCCGCCGGCCACGCCCGCCGGCCTGCTCGCAGTCGCCGCGCCCGCCGCCGACGCCCAGCGCGGGGTGACGGCCTATCCGCCCGACTTCTTCGCCGAACAGCGCCCCAGCACCGCCTTCGACATGATCACCCGCCTGCCCGGCTTCCGCCTGGACCGCGGCGACGAGGCCCGCGGCTTCGCCGGCACGGCCGGCAACGTGCTGGTCAACGGCGAGCGCCCCACCACCAAGAGCGACAATCTGGAGGACATCCTCAAGCGCATCTCGGCCTCGGCCGTCGAGCGCGTGGAGCTGATCCGCGGCGGCGCCCCGGGCATAGACATGCAGGGCCAGACCATCCTGGCCAATGTGGTGATCAAGTCGACGGTGCAGGTCGAGAAGGTCGCCAACATCCAGACCTACCTCTACCCCGACGGGCTGTTCGGCCCGCTGCTGGAATTCCAGGCCTCGCGCCGCGACGGGATCAACGAGATCGAGGGCTCGCTGAAGGCCACCGTCGACCGCACCGACCAGACCTTCGACGGCGGATCGCGAGTGACCAGCTTCCCCGACGGCCGCCCGACGATCCGCGAAGCCGTCAAGGGCTATGACCAGATCCAGAACTACGCGGCGCGCGGCGCGATCCAGCGCGCCGCGCCGGGCGGCAAGATCCGGGTCAACGGCAAGATCGAGTACTTCTCGTTCGATCGCGACGTCGTCTACACCCGCTACCAGCCCAGCCCCGGCCGCCAGGACAGCGGCGAAACCAGCAAGGAATGGACCGGCGAGTTCGGCGCCCGCTACGACGCTCGGCTGGGCCCGCGCACCGACCTGCAGCTGGTGTTCCTGCAGAACCTGGGCGACGAGACCTACGGCTCGACCCTGGCCCTGCCCGGCCACGCCGAGGTCTATCGCGAGCGCGACAAAACGGGCGAAAGCATCCTGCGCGGCGAGGTCAAGCACCGCCGCTCCCAGGCCCTGTCGCTGGAGGGCAGCGTCGAGGGCGCCTACAATTTCCTGGACGGCGACATCCGCTACGACGTCAACGGCGCGCCGTTCGACATCGGCCCGCCGCACGTGAAGGTCGAGGAGCTGCGCGGCGAGGCGGCCGGCAAGGCCGTGTGGCGCGCCAATCCGAAACTGACGATCGAGGCCGGGGCGCGGATGGAGGTCTCCCGCATCACCCAGAGCGGCGGCGGCGTCGACGTGGAGCGCAGCTTCTTCTACCCCAAGCCCCGGGTGCTGGCGACCTGGAGCCCCAACAGCGTCGACCAGCTGCGGGTGCGGGTCGAGCGCGAGGTCGGGCAGCTGGACTTCGGCGACTTCATCGCCTCGGCCGACCTGGCGGCCGGCAGCCAGGACGGCGCCGACGTCAACCTGGAGCCCCAGCGCTCGTGGGTCGGCGAGGTCGCCTGGGAGCGGCGGTTCTGGGGCGCGGGCTCGCTCTCGACCACCCTGACCCACGCCGAGATCTCCGACGTCGTCGATTACAAGCCCCTGGTCGGCGGCGGCGACGCGCCCAGCAACATCGGCTCGGGCCGATCCGACCAGTTCGTGATCGCCCTGACCCTGCCGACCCAGAGGCTGGGGATCTCCGGCGGCCAGGTGAAGGCCCGCCTCAGCTGGTTCGACAGCGAGGTCACCGACCCGGTCACCTTCCACAAGCGGCGCATCACCAACGCCACCCCGTTCGTCTGCAACCTCAGCTTCACGCGCGACATGCCGGGCGGCAAGTGGAGCTGGGGCGCTTCCCGCAACTGCCCCAACGAGTACAGCCGCTTCCGCCTGGGCGAGGTCCGCACCCAGCGGTTCGAGCCCTATCTGGAAGGCTTCGTCGAGTGGAAGCCCAGCCCCGACCTGACGGTGCGCACCACCCTGTCCAACTGGACCTCGCGCAACGTCACGCGCGAACGGGTGATCTACAAGGGCTCGCGCGCCGACAACGTCGTCGACCGCATCGAGTACCGCTCGCTGCCGTTCGAGCCGTACCTGTTCATCCAGGTGAGGAAGCGGCTGGGATAGAGGGCGCCGGTCAAAAAACACGGCGGGCTTGTCGGGACGCGCCGCGCCTGGGCGTCCTTGGGAAGACCGCCTGCCCGGCCGGGCGGTGGAACAACGGAGATGGTGATGTCAAAGGTGCGCGTGGGAGGCTTTTCGATCTCGCTGGACGGCTTTGGAGCCGGCCCCGAGCAGAGCCTGGAACATCCCCTCGGCAAGCGCGGGCCCGAGCTGCACCAGTGGATGTTCGGTACGCGCTTCTTCCACACGATGATCGGTAAGGAGGGAGGCTCCGACGGCGTCGATCAGGCGTATGCGCAGCGCGCGATGACCGGATTCGGCGCCTTCATTCTCGGCCGCAACATGTTCGGCCCCGTCCGCGGTCCCTGGGTGGACGACAGCTGGAAGGGCTGGTGGGGCGCCAATCCCCCCTATCACGCGCCGACCTTCGTGCTGACCCACCATCCGCGCGACCCGATCGAGATGGAGGGCGGCACGACCTTCATCTTCGTGACCGACGGGATCGAGGCCGCGCTCGACCAGGCCAGGACGGCGGCCGGCGATCTCGACGTCAAGATCGGCGGCGGCGTCGAGACGGTGCGCCAGTATCTACGCGCCGGCCTGATCGACGAACTGCACTACGCCCTGTCGCCGGTCGTGCTGGGCCAGGGCGAGGCGATGTTCGCCGGCATCGACCTTCCAGCGCTGGGCTTCCGCGTCACCGAGCACCAGGCCAGCGAGCACGCCACCCACGTCGTCCTGGCCCGGTAGGCTGGCGCTGCTACTTGTTGACGATCTTGATGATCCGCTTCGACGACGGGCGGCCTGACAGGCCCTTGCCCGGCGCGTAGGTCACCGTCAGGTCGCCGCCTTTCAGGCTGGCGCCCGACTTGTGGCCCTCGGCCAGCAGCACGCGGGTGACGCGGGCCAACGGGCCTCGGCCGCCATCGCGGGCCATGCGCTCGAAGGCCTCGGCGGTGACCGTGGCGGTGTCGGCGACCAGGACCGAGGTGGCGGGGGTGGCGTCGTCGACGGTCTCGAACGCCACGCGGTGCTGGGCCGCGCGGCTGGCGCGGGCGCTGGCCTGGACCAGCCGCTGGAACAGGGCGTTGACCGAGATGAACGGCGGCGGCTGGATCGAGCTGGCCTTGCCCATCAGCGCCGCGGCGTCGCCGCCCGGCCGCTCGCGGGTGAACAGGGTCATGCCGCCCAGCTTGCTGGCCCGCAGCACCGGCTCGCCCAGCTCGTTCTTGTAGATGGTGTCGCCGCGCGGGGCCGGCTGGGGCGACAACACCCAGACCTCGGAGCTGTTCTCGAACTTCAGCAGCGGCTGGGGCGCGGCGCGGTCCAGG
It encodes:
- a CDS encoding DUF4908 domain-containing protein, with translation MLLAFALAATAGAANAQSSLRDAFFGNRGETRKAPAPPIARYVAETGDAFILDRAAPQPLLKFENSSEVWVLSPQPAPRGDTIYKNELGEPVLRASKLGGMTLFTRERPGGDAAALMGKASSIQPPPFISVNALFQRLVQASARASRAAQHRVAFETVDDATPATSVLVADTATVTAEAFERMARDGGRGPLARVTRVLLAEGHKSGASLKGGDLTVTYAPGKGLSGRPSSKRIIKIVNK
- the tldD gene encoding metalloprotease TldD, producing MTAPITAPSLLASANVDPERARAILGEALAGADDGELFVERSESESFVFDDGRLKSASYDSGEGFGLRVVAGETAGYAHSAEISEAAIGRAADSARLARRGYAGVSAEAPRATNQRLYGEDDPVASPAFSDKVALLQEIDAFARSRDPRVVQVMASMAGERRVVEILRADGQLLRDVRPLVRVNVQVTVEKDGRREAGTSGAGGRAGFSAWISPDKWRAQVDEALRMALVNLDAVACPAGEMDVVLGPGWNGVLLHEAVGHGLEGDFNRKGISAFSGRIGERVAAKGVTVFDDGAIPGRRGSLTIDDEGTPTERTVLIEDGVLVGYMHDRMSARLMGMAATGNGRRQSYAHMPMPRMTNTGMLAGNDDPAEMIASMKRGLYCANFGGGQVDITNGKFVFQCTEAYLVEDGRITAPVKGATLIGDGPSALTRVTMIGNDFDFDPGIGVCGKSGQGVPVGVGQPSLKITGLTVGGTAV
- a CDS encoding dihydrofolate reductase family protein, which translates into the protein MSKVRVGGFSISLDGFGAGPEQSLEHPLGKRGPELHQWMFGTRFFHTMIGKEGGSDGVDQAYAQRAMTGFGAFILGRNMFGPVRGPWVDDSWKGWWGANPPYHAPTFVLTHHPRDPIEMEGGTTFIFVTDGIEAALDQARTAAGDLDVKIGGGVETVRQYLRAGLIDELHYALSPVVLGQGEAMFAGIDLPALGFRVTEHQASEHATHVVLAR
- a CDS encoding TonB-dependent receptor plug domain-containing protein; amino-acid sequence: MSLASVVFALGLAAPEAQAAAPPATPAGLLAVAAPAADAQRGVTAYPPDFFAEQRPSTAFDMITRLPGFRLDRGDEARGFAGTAGNVLVNGERPTTKSDNLEDILKRISASAVERVELIRGGAPGIDMQGQTILANVVIKSTVQVEKVANIQTYLYPDGLFGPLLEFQASRRDGINEIEGSLKATVDRTDQTFDGGSRVTSFPDGRPTIREAVKGYDQIQNYAARGAIQRAAPGGKIRVNGKIEYFSFDRDVVYTRYQPSPGRQDSGETSKEWTGEFGARYDARLGPRTDLQLVFLQNLGDETYGSTLALPGHAEVYRERDKTGESILRGEVKHRRSQALSLEGSVEGAYNFLDGDIRYDVNGAPFDIGPPHVKVEELRGEAAGKAVWRANPKLTIEAGARMEVSRITQSGGGVDVERSFFYPKPRVLATWSPNSVDQLRVRVEREVGQLDFGDFIASADLAAGSQDGADVNLEPQRSWVGEVAWERRFWGAGSLSTTLTHAEISDVVDYKPLVGGGDAPSNIGSGRSDQFVIALTLPTQRLGISGGQVKARLSWFDSEVTDPVTFHKRRITNATPFVCNLSFTRDMPGGKWSWGASRNCPNEYSRFRLGEVRTQRFEPYLEGFVEWKPSPDLTVRTTLSNWTSRNVTRERVIYKGSRADNVVDRIEYRSLPFEPYLFIQVRKRLG
- a CDS encoding cation transporter, with amino-acid sequence MAAEDGLGRAIRLVAALNLAYFGVEFAVALHIGSVSLLADSVDFLEDAAVNFLIFAALGWSARQKARVGMALAGLLLAPALAFLWALWRKYADPAPPEALRLTLTGAGALAVNLYCAFTLARFQHHSGSLTRAAFLSARNDALANVAIIAAGAATLFTRSPWPDVVVGLGVACMNIDAAKAVWTAARGEHQAARNQPAP